One Setaria italica strain Yugu1 chromosome I, Setaria_italica_v2.0, whole genome shotgun sequence DNA window includes the following coding sequences:
- the LOC106804241 gene encoding uncharacterized protein LOC106804241 — translation MANCKPASTPADTSTKASNSEGNLIFDALWYRSMAGALQYLTLTRPDIAYAIQQVCLHMHAPRTCHANILKHVLRYLKGTIGFGLHLLATATLSLLAYTDTDWAGCPDTH, via the coding sequence ATGGCCAACTGCAAGCCGGCATCGACACCGGCTGACACCAGCACAAAGGCGTCCAACTCTGAAGGGAACCTAATCTTCGACGCCTTGTGGTACCGGAGTATGGCTGGCGCTCTCCAATACCTCACGCTCACACGACCTGACATAGCCTACGCCATCCAACAGGTCTGTTTGCATATGCACGCCCCTCGCACTTGCCACGCCAACATTCTGAAGCATGTTCTTCGGTACCTCAAGGGCACCATTGGTTTCGGTCTTCACCTGCTCGCCACGGCTACGCTGTCGTTGCTTGCCTACACCGACACCGATTGGGCTGGCTGCCCAGACACTCACTAG